In Lysobacter firmicutimachus, one genomic interval encodes:
- a CDS encoding TetR/AcrR family transcriptional regulator, protein MSPPKGDTDRSVAQKLQTGLYHVNTRFDRSAAMATHAPTPPPAPAPPATAPPNRRRTRGAQPQDLREHLLRTASALFYARGVRAVGVDLVIQEAGVAKTSLYRHFPTKDDLIVAFLEREDVEFWGSWDTVTAQHAGDPMGELEAHMRWIGERLARSNYRGCPQINVAAEFAEPDHPARHVSRKHMRALRARLEALARGLNVARPQELGAQLALLVNGAFVSSGLLAPEEATDVLLASARALCRAAGVSG, encoded by the coding sequence ATGAGCCCTCCCAAGGGCGATACAGACCGGTCTGTAGCTCAAAAACTACAGACCGGTCTGTATCATGTCAACACCCGATTCGACCGGAGCGCTGCCATGGCGACCCACGCCCCTACCCCGCCTCCTGCTCCCGCCCCTCCGGCAACCGCTCCCCCGAACCGTCGCCGCACGCGCGGCGCCCAACCGCAGGACCTGCGCGAGCATCTCCTGCGGACCGCGTCCGCGCTGTTCTACGCACGCGGCGTGCGCGCCGTGGGCGTCGACCTGGTGATCCAGGAAGCCGGGGTCGCCAAGACCAGCCTCTACCGCCATTTCCCGACCAAGGACGACCTGATCGTCGCCTTCCTGGAACGCGAGGACGTGGAGTTCTGGGGCTCGTGGGACACCGTGACCGCGCAGCATGCGGGCGACCCGATGGGCGAACTCGAAGCGCATATGCGCTGGATCGGCGAGCGGCTGGCGCGTTCGAACTACCGCGGTTGCCCGCAGATCAACGTGGCCGCGGAATTCGCCGAACCCGATCACCCGGCGCGGCATGTGTCGCGCAAGCACATGCGGGCCTTGCGTGCGCGCCTGGAAGCGCTGGCGCGCGGGCTGAACGTGGCGCGACCGCAAGAACTGGGCGCGCAATTGGCGCTGTTGGTCAACGGCGCCTTCGTCAGTTCCGGCCTGCTCGCGCCCGAGGAAGCGACCGATGTGCTGCTCGCTTCGGCCAGAGCGCTATGCCGG